GTTAGCCGAAAAGGCGTGTGAGCTGGGCTGTACGAGCTGGCGGCCGGTCTTGTGGCGACGCTCGCGCAGTGTCTCACCGCGCGGGGAGGGCGTCGCCTTCCAGCAAAAGGTCATGGCTCGGATGACGAGCGCGCTGGCGCAGTCGGAAGGGGCCTGGCTTCCGCAGCCCTTTCCCGAGGCGCCGCTCGAGCGCGCGCTGCTGGCGGCGCCTCCCGGGGACCGCGTTGTGCTTGACCCAGCGGGAGCCCCGATGGTTGGTCCCGCTGCGGCGGCCCTGCAGGAACCGATCGTGTTGGCGATCGGGCCGGAAGGCGGGATCGAAGCGGATGAACTCGAGGCGCTGGTGGCCGCCGGCTTCCGCCCGGTTCGACTGGGGCCGACCGTCCTCCGGTTTGAGACTGCCGCGGTCGCGGCGCTGGCCATCGCCCGGACGGCGCTGGGTGCCGTGGCCGCCTCTCCTTCTCCGCTTCGGGAGTCCTGATGTCCGACGCCTGTATCTTCTGCCGCATCGTCGGTGGAACGATCCCCGCCACGTTGGTGGCCAGCAACGACCACGCAGTCGCCTTTCGCGACCTCCATCCCCAGGCGCCATCGCACCTGCTCGTCATTCCGCGGCGTCACGTCGCCTCGCTGGCCGAGGCCACCGACGCGGCCGAACTCGGGGCGTTGCTGCTGCTGGCGGCCGAGGTTGCCCGGTCGGAAGGGTTGGCGGAAACGGGGTATCGGGTGGTGGCCAATACCGGGAATGACGGCGGTCAAACCGTACACCATCTCCATTTGCACGTGCTGGGTGGCCGGGCGATGCAGTGGCCGCCGGGATAATTGGTCGTATCCCTCTGGAATTATCGTACTTTGCGCCTTGACCTCCCTCCTCGGGCTGGGTAGGATTTAAGGCTGTCGTTCTATCGCAACGTGTCTGTCACGCCATCATTTACGAGGTTTCGTTTGTCCGAAGTCATCATCCACGAGGACGAGAATTTTGAGCGTGCGCTCAAGCGCTTCAAGAAGAAGTGCGAGAAGGCCGGTATTTTGTCCGACCTGCGCAAGCATCGTCATTATGAGAAGCCCTCGGAGAAGCGCAAGCGCAAGATGAACGCGGCCGTCCGCAAGAATCGGCGCACCCGTAACGGGTGAGCGGTTCCGTGGATGCCGGCGGTTCGTTGCTGCCGCGGTTGCAGCGTGATCAAGCCAATGCACGACGGGAGCAGCTGAAGGATCGCGTGCTCCTCCTTGGAATGATCATTTCCGAGGTCAAGAACAGAGAGATCGAACTCCGTCGTGATGCCACCGACGATGACGTCATCGATGTCATCCGGAAGGGCATAAAGAAGCGGCGCGAGTCCGTCGAACTCTACGGCAAAGCTGGGCGAACGGACCTCCTCGAGAAGGAACAGAGCGAGGTCACGGCCCTTGAAGTGTATTTGCCTGCCCAGGTCGATCCTGAAGAATTGCGCGCCGCCGTTCGCGCAGCGATGCAGGGTGGAGCGGTCAACATCGGTGCCGTGATGGCCAAGGTGATGCCGCAGTTCAAGGGACGGGTAGAAGGCGGTACGATCAACGCAATCGTGCGCGAGGAACTCGCGCGCGGGTGACAACGACAACGCACGACACGTCGTGGCGAGCCGAATGACAGCACACAGCAGGTTTCGAACCCGGACTAGCGCCCTCGGCGGTCCGGGTTCGTGCCGTTTCAGCCACGATACACACCGACGAACACCCTCGGTATGATGAACGCGCACGCCCTCGGCATTCTCGAGTTCCCTCGTATGCTCGCGCACGTCGCGGGACGCGCGAACTCCGGTCCCGGCGCCGCCGCCGTGCGCACGCTCGCGCCCCGACGCGATCGTGAATGGATCGAGGCCGAGCACGCGCGCGTGGGCGCGATGCGCGCGCTCGTTGCCTCGGAGCTCGGGTGGCCGACCGAGCCGATTCCGGAACTGGGCGAGCCGCTGCGTCGATTGCGCATCGAAGGGCTCACCTGGACGGCGCTCGAGCTCCTCCAAGGCGCCACCCTGATCCGCTCGTCGCGTCGCGTGCGCGACGCGCTTCGCGATCCGCGACGTCCGCGCATCACGGTCGCGTACCTGCAGGCCTATCTCGACCAACTTATCGACCTGCGCCCGCTGGAGGACGCGATCGGTCGGGCAATTTCCGATGACGGCACCGTGCGCGACGACGCGTCGCCGGCGCTCCGTCGCGTGCGTCGAGAGCTCCGACAGGCCGAGGGCGAGCTCGTGCGATTGCTCGAGCGCGAAATGGCCAAGCTCGAATCACATCATCAGGTGAGCGATCTGTCGGTCACGATGCGCAACGGCCGTTGGGTCATGCCGATGCGCCGTGAAGCGCGCGGGTACGTTGGCGGTATCGTGCACGACAGTTCGGGAACCGGCGCCACGATCTTTGTCGAACCGCCCGCGGCGGTGGAGTTCGGCAACCGCGTGCGCGAGCTCGAGATCGAGGAGCTTCGCGAAGTCGAGCGCGTGCTGCGCGAACTCACCGAGCAGCTGCACCCGTATCACGATCAGCTGATCGCCGCGTTCCATGCGCTCGTGGCGCTCGACGCGTTGTACGCCCGCGCGCGATACGCCATCGAGGCCAGTTGTGCGCCGTTGACGTTTTGCGCGCCGGCCGAAGGTCTCGCGATCGTCGATGGACGCCATCCGCTGTTGCTCTCGCGCGGTACACCCGTGGTCCCGTTCGATCTGACGCTGTTTGAGCAGGAGCGCACGCTGCTCGTTTCCGGTCCGAACACCGGCGGCAAGACCGTCCTGCTGAAGGCGATCGGCTTACTGAGTGCACTCGCACAGTCGGGAATCCCGGTTCCGGTCGGTGCGACGAGTCGATTGCCGGTATTCGATGACGTGTTCGCCGATGTCGGCGATGAACAGAGCATCGAGGCCAGTCTCTCGACCTTCAGCGCGCACCTCAAGAACCTCGCTGAGATTCTGCGCTCGGCCACGCCCGAGTCGCTGGTGTTGATCGACGAACTCGGCTCGGGTACCGATCCGGCTGAAGGCGCGGCGCTGGGCGG
This region of Gemmatimonas groenlandica genomic DNA includes:
- a CDS encoding RsmE family RNA methyltransferase, whose translation is MVGLDREGVAAGRPNFVTTEAFAVGATCVLDEHAARHMRVLRLDSGAVVGVRDGQGHVGAGQLVRLTKTQAYVEISDVEIVAPLPEVHLLVPVADRDRMLWLAEKACELGCTSWRPVLWRRSRSVSPRGEGVAFQQKVMARMTSALAQSEGAWLPQPFPEAPLERALLAAPPGDRVVLDPAGAPMVGPAAAALQEPIVLAIGPEGGIEADELEALVAAGFRPVRLGPTVLRFETAAVAALAIARTALGAVAASPSPLRES
- a CDS encoding GatB/YqeY domain-containing protein codes for the protein MSGSVDAGGSLLPRLQRDQANARREQLKDRVLLLGMIISEVKNREIELRRDATDDDVIDVIRKGIKKRRESVELYGKAGRTDLLEKEQSEVTALEVYLPAQVDPEELRAAVRAAMQGGAVNIGAVMAKVMPQFKGRVEGGTINAIVREELARG
- a CDS encoding endonuclease MutS2, whose amino-acid sequence is MMNAHALGILEFPRMLAHVAGRANSGPGAAAVRTLAPRRDREWIEAEHARVGAMRALVASELGWPTEPIPELGEPLRRLRIEGLTWTALELLQGATLIRSSRRVRDALRDPRRPRITVAYLQAYLDQLIDLRPLEDAIGRAISDDGTVRDDASPALRRVRRELRQAEGELVRLLEREMAKLESHHQVSDLSVTMRNGRWVMPMRREARGYVGGIVHDSSGTGATIFVEPPAAVEFGNRVRELEIEELREVERVLRELTEQLHPYHDQLIAAFHALVALDALYARARYAIEASCAPLTFCAPAEGLAIVDGRHPLLLSRGTPVVPFDLTLFEQERTLLVSGPNTGGKTVLLKAIGLLSALAQSGIPVPVGATSRLPVFDDVFADVGDEQSIEASLSTFSAHLKNLAEILRSATPESLVLIDELGSGTDPAEGAALGGSILETLTRRSATTIATTHLGQLKLLATEVEGVVNASLQFDAVQLAPTYRLLKGIPGRSYGLSIARRLQLPEDIIVRAEERLPHGERDLAVLLSDVEAREGALGVREQVMDREQEKLRARLATVTDRELKVREREREAEKSARQEARKYLLDARGQVERAIAEIRAKAGEQAEALEESARAARRAVEEAAAAQGLAVEAVQQRAAREKVRTQVREAVDVATPRPGTPQKAQQPLAEGDRVLVGTLDNKSGQVLSVRGKEARVVVGSLTVTVPLSTLTRSSAPPPPAVKVTYAGSIPEADPLREVDVRGLRVDEVDDQVLQALDAAVRSDMRELRIIHGKGTGALRSRVGEMLKKDTRVAGFRLGAWNEGGAGVTVAELT
- a CDS encoding HIT domain-containing protein; translated protein: MSDACIFCRIVGGTIPATLVASNDHAVAFRDLHPQAPSHLLVIPRRHVASLAEATDAAELGALLLLAAEVARSEGLAETGYRVVANTGNDGGQTVHHLHLHVLGGRAMQWPPG
- the rpsU gene encoding 30S ribosomal protein S21, with the translated sequence MSEVIIHEDENFERALKRFKKKCEKAGILSDLRKHRHYEKPSEKRKRKMNAAVRKNRRTRNG